One region of Anaerolineales bacterium genomic DNA includes:
- a CDS encoding TIGR03987 family protein, with translation MFYSIGVWSERVSGRLKAWHLVFFWLGLLCDTWGTGMMFDMAGGMTFDVHGLTGLLAIVLMFVHAIWATVVLARRDERLITSFHRFSVAVWAIWLIPYLSPLFFSMGG, from the coding sequence GTGTTCTACTCCATTGGCGTTTGGAGCGAGCGGGTCTCTGGAAGACTGAAAGCATGGCATCTCGTTTTCTTCTGGCTAGGGCTCCTTTGCGATACCTGGGGGACCGGAATGATGTTCGACATGGCTGGTGGAATGACGTTTGATGTTCACGGGCTAACCGGTCTGCTCGCCATCGTTCTGATGTTCGTACACGCGATTTGGGCAACGGTAGTCTTGGCAAGACGAGACGAGCGGTTGATCACCAGCTTCCACAGGTTCAGCGTGGCTGTGTGGGCGATCTGGCTGATTCCGTATCTCAGCCCACTGTTCTTCTCGATGGGAGGATAG